The following proteins are encoded in a genomic region of Micrococcaceae bacterium Sec5.8:
- a CDS encoding transglycosylase family protein, whose product MKKSTYSTAARRGIAFAAVSIAGVALSASAANAAVPTATNASVWDSLAQCESSGNWAINNGNGFSGGLQFTPSTWAAYGGTGSAANASREQQIAVAERVQAGQGWGAWPSCSAKLGLSGGAIAPQSVPVVKAPAAVPAQAKVPAKAAPMAAAPKAAAPKVAAPKAAVQAPRHAAAVALSGESYTIQSGDTLSKIADKLNITGGWQQLADANAATITNPNLVFPGQVLQLPA is encoded by the coding sequence ATGAAGAAATCCACTTACAGCACTGCCGCGCGCCGTGGCATCGCTTTTGCCGCCGTTTCGATCGCCGGCGTCGCCCTGTCCGCGTCGGCTGCCAACGCAGCTGTCCCCACCGCCACCAACGCTTCCGTCTGGGATTCCCTGGCACAGTGCGAAAGCAGCGGAAACTGGGCCATCAACAATGGCAACGGCTTCTCGGGCGGGTTGCAGTTCACTCCCAGCACGTGGGCAGCCTACGGCGGTACCGGCTCGGCAGCCAACGCCAGCCGTGAGCAGCAGATCGCCGTAGCCGAGCGGGTTCAGGCCGGCCAGGGCTGGGGCGCGTGGCCGTCCTGCTCCGCCAAGCTGGGCCTGAGCGGCGGGGCCATCGCGCCGCAGAGCGTGCCGGTCGTCAAAGCACCCGCAGCAGTTCCCGCCCAGGCCAAGGTGCCCGCCAAGGCAGCACCGATGGCCGCAGCACCCAAGGCTGCCGCACCCAAGGTTGCCGCACCGAAGGCTGCTGTGCAGGCGCCGCGGCATGCTGCCGCCGTCGCCTTGAGCGGTGAAAGCTACACCATCCAGAGCGGCGACACCCTGAGCAAGATCGCCGACAAGCTCAACATCACCGGCGGTTGGCAGCAGTTGGCTGACGCCAACGCAGCCACCATCACCAACCCGAACCTGGTGTTCCCGGGCCAGGTGCTGCAGCTTCCGGCCTGA